One Kribbella sp. NBC_00662 genomic region harbors:
- a CDS encoding LacI family DNA-binding transcriptional regulator, which produces MARPTIADIATRAGVSKGAVSFALNGRPGVSDATRERILKIAEQMSWRPHSAARALGASRVDSVGMVIARPARTLGVEPFFAHLLSGVQSGLSAESISLQLLIVEDTAAEIEVYRRWASEHRVDGVILVDLTVKDPRVDELKALELPAVVIGGRGGKGALASVWADDRDAMLSIVEYLAALGHRRIAHVAGTPNFQHTQRRIRAVRDAAPRLGLVDAPSLTTDFSDAEGAAITRKLLSQPVRPTAIVYDSDVMAVAGLGVAMEMGVSVPGDLSIVAFDDSILTQLMHPALTALSRDTFDFGRQAAEVLLETIADPAQVINRRTADPVLTVRESTAPPA; this is translated from the coding sequence GTGGCCAGACCGACGATCGCGGATATTGCGACCAGGGCGGGGGTGTCCAAGGGCGCGGTGTCGTTCGCGCTGAACGGGCGGCCCGGTGTCAGCGACGCGACCCGGGAGCGGATCCTGAAGATCGCCGAGCAGATGAGCTGGCGGCCGCACAGCGCGGCGCGGGCGCTCGGGGCGTCGCGGGTCGACTCGGTCGGGATGGTGATCGCGCGGCCGGCCCGGACGCTGGGTGTCGAGCCGTTCTTCGCGCACCTGTTGTCCGGCGTGCAGTCCGGCCTGTCGGCGGAGTCGATCTCGCTGCAGCTGCTGATCGTCGAGGACACCGCGGCCGAGATCGAGGTGTACCGGCGGTGGGCCTCGGAGCACCGCGTCGACGGCGTGATCCTGGTCGACCTGACCGTCAAGGACCCGCGGGTCGACGAGCTGAAGGCGCTCGAGCTGCCCGCCGTGGTGATCGGAGGCCGCGGCGGCAAAGGCGCGCTGGCCTCGGTCTGGGCGGACGACCGCGACGCGATGCTGTCGATCGTGGAGTACCTGGCCGCGCTCGGCCACCGCCGGATCGCCCACGTCGCCGGTACGCCGAACTTCCAGCACACCCAGCGCCGGATCCGCGCCGTCCGTGACGCGGCTCCCCGTCTGGGCCTGGTGGATGCGCCGTCCCTGACCACGGACTTCAGCGACGCGGAGGGCGCCGCGATCACGCGCAAGCTGCTCTCCCAGCCCGTGCGGCCGACGGCGATCGTCTACGACAGCGACGTGATGGCAGTCGCCGGCCTCGGCGTCGCGATGGAGATGGGCGTCTCGGTGCCCGGCGACCTCTCGATCGTCGCCTTCGACGACTCGATCCTCACCCAGCTCATGCACCCGGCCCTGACGGCCCTGTCCCGCGACACCTTCGACTTCGGTCGCCAGGCCGCCGAGGTGCTCCTCGAGACCATCGCCGACCCCGCCCAGGTGATCAACCGGCGCACCGCCGACCCGGTCCTGACGGTCCGCGAGTCGACCGCTCCCCCGGCGTGA
- a CDS encoding glycosyl hydrolase, with protein sequence MPSVPRFGANYVPSSGWFYSWLDYDGAAVRRDFADLAAIGLDHVRVFPVWPWIQPNRAIIRKRAIADLLDTIDAAAEHGLTVAVDLVQGHLSSFDFLPSWVLTWHRSSLFEDPTVRDGLTAYVDTVARAVATKPNVFAITIGNEVNNLWPDSPTTPDASTSWAQDLLATLKKAAPEVLALHSVFDDAWYKADHPFHPVDAVDLGDLSTVHSWVFNGVSRVDGPLGPATLTHADYLVELARATALDPARPVWLQEVGVPGPDIPTDLQAEFTRRTVEIVLPNPALYGVTWWSSHDIDRSLVDFPDREYDLGLFTVDHERKPAAQALADVIADVKANGVPPVPAATTLTAPVNLRTEPQRRPEVAPGSEFHLHWVEARTAGPVRIILP encoded by the coding sequence ATGCCTTCGGTCCCCCGGTTCGGTGCCAACTACGTCCCCTCCAGCGGCTGGTTCTACAGCTGGCTGGACTACGACGGCGCCGCGGTACGGCGGGACTTCGCCGACCTGGCCGCGATCGGGCTGGACCATGTCCGGGTGTTCCCGGTCTGGCCGTGGATCCAGCCGAACCGGGCGATCATCCGCAAGCGCGCGATCGCCGACCTGCTCGACACGATCGACGCCGCCGCGGAGCACGGGCTGACCGTCGCGGTCGACCTGGTCCAGGGACACCTGTCCAGCTTCGACTTCCTCCCGTCGTGGGTGCTGACCTGGCACAGGAGCAGCCTGTTCGAGGATCCGACGGTCCGCGACGGCCTCACGGCGTACGTCGACACCGTGGCGCGCGCGGTCGCGACGAAGCCGAACGTCTTCGCAATCACAATCGGGAACGAGGTCAACAACCTCTGGCCGGACAGCCCGACCACACCGGATGCATCAACCAGCTGGGCGCAGGATCTGCTGGCCACACTGAAGAAGGCGGCGCCGGAGGTGCTCGCTTTGCACTCCGTGTTCGACGACGCCTGGTACAAGGCCGACCACCCGTTCCACCCCGTTGACGCCGTGGATCTGGGTGACCTGAGCACTGTCCACTCGTGGGTTTTCAACGGGGTCTCACGAGTGGACGGTCCCCTCGGACCGGCCACGCTCACCCACGCCGACTACCTGGTCGAGCTGGCTCGCGCCACCGCACTCGACCCCGCGCGACCCGTCTGGCTGCAGGAGGTCGGCGTACCCGGGCCGGACATCCCCACCGACCTGCAGGCCGAGTTCACCCGCCGTACGGTCGAAATCGTGCTGCCGAACCCGGCGCTGTACGGCGTGACGTGGTGGTCGTCGCACGATATCGACCGCAGCCTCGTCGACTTCCCGGACCGCGAGTACGACCTGGGTCTGTTCACCGTCGACCACGAGCGCAAGCCTGCGGCGCAAGCCCTCGCCGACGTGATCGCCGACGTCAAGGCGAACGGCGTACCGCCCGTGCCGGCTGCTACAACGCTGACCGCGCCGGTCAACCTCCGCACCGAGCCGCAGCGTCGCCCGGAAGTTGCCCCCGGCAGCGAATTCCACCTCCACTGGGTCGAGGCCCGCACGGCCGGCCCGGTGCGGATCATCCTGCCCTGA
- a CDS encoding TetR/AcrR family transcriptional regulator — MTEDRGELPPGLALSWGVLPVQRRGPKPALSVEQIVATGIEFGDRDGFEAISLQRIAAHLGVTTNAMYRYVRSKEELIVLVHEKAVGLPPELPQGWRPAAIAWVDAQLKMYADRPWLLDVPIRGAPVTPNLLRWVEAMLQALAETGLSQHDNLGCLMLLDGYARNYASLARQLGSSDNTPVQAEQVGRFLVPRLIEGDYPILTSMYTNQEYEDGLDDDLDFGLARILDGIEVLIAKR, encoded by the coding sequence ATGACCGAGGACCGCGGGGAGCTGCCGCCGGGGCTCGCCCTGTCCTGGGGTGTGCTGCCGGTGCAGCGGCGCGGGCCGAAGCCGGCGCTGTCGGTCGAGCAGATCGTCGCGACCGGTATCGAGTTCGGTGACCGGGACGGGTTCGAGGCGATCTCGCTGCAGCGGATCGCGGCGCACCTCGGCGTCACCACGAACGCGATGTACCGCTACGTCCGGTCCAAGGAAGAGCTGATCGTGCTCGTGCACGAGAAGGCGGTCGGCCTGCCGCCCGAGCTACCGCAGGGCTGGCGTCCGGCCGCGATCGCGTGGGTCGACGCGCAGTTGAAGATGTACGCCGACCGCCCGTGGCTGCTCGACGTACCGATCCGCGGCGCGCCCGTCACGCCCAACCTGCTCCGCTGGGTCGAGGCGATGCTGCAGGCGCTGGCCGAGACCGGGCTCAGCCAGCACGACAACCTCGGCTGCCTGATGCTGCTGGACGGCTACGCCCGCAACTACGCGAGCCTCGCCCGGCAGCTCGGCTCGAGCGACAACACGCCGGTCCAGGCCGAGCAGGTCGGCCGCTTCCTGGTCCCTCGCCTGATCGAGGGCGACTACCCGATCCTGACCTCGATGTACACGAACCAGGAGTACGAGGACGGCCTCGACGACGACCTCGACTTCGGCCTGGCAAGAATCCTCGACGGCATCGAAGTACTGATCGCCAAGCGGTAG
- a CDS encoding DUF1707 domain-containing protein, which yields MYTLLEPLLTPDQIKLTDADRRAAVAKLDSAVRQAALAPSQASERQLQLLTAETRGELRKIMAGVPDATPPRGLTTALRAFTGVWLVTCVVQFVIWVALAMFGHFDGPWWLWSDLGLGAVVAILWWTNESYHRKSDVLVAP from the coding sequence ATGTACACGCTGCTCGAACCGCTCCTGACGCCCGACCAGATCAAGCTGACCGACGCCGACCGCCGCGCTGCGGTCGCCAAGCTCGACAGCGCCGTACGGCAGGCCGCCCTCGCTCCCTCACAGGCCAGCGAGCGGCAGTTGCAACTGCTCACCGCCGAGACGCGCGGCGAGCTCCGCAAGATCATGGCCGGCGTCCCCGACGCGACTCCGCCTCGTGGGCTGACCACGGCGCTGCGGGCGTTCACCGGCGTGTGGTTGGTGACTTGCGTCGTGCAGTTCGTGATCTGGGTGGCGCTGGCGATGTTCGGTCACTTCGACGGACCGTGGTGGCTCTGGTCGGACCTCGGTCTCGGCGCGGTCGTCGCGATCCTGTGGTGGACGAACGAGTCCTACCACCGCAAGTCCGACGTGCTGGTCGCGCCGTGA
- a CDS encoding ABC transporter ATP-binding protein translates to MSVQLTDVRKVYGTGPGAVEALAGVTYGFETGTFTAVMGPSGSGKSTLLHCAAGLDVPTSGEVELAGRSLHGLDETALTELRRDSVAFVFQSFNLMPALTVRQNVVLPLTLAGKSPDNAWVTEVIRRVGLEARMKHRPSELSGGQQQRVAIARALAGRTAITFADEPTGALDTTTALEVLTLLRDQSRELGQTIVMVTHDPVAASYADRVVFLVDGRIVSETAHPTAETVAAELAQLSAGRFSPTEI, encoded by the coding sequence GTGAGCGTCCAGCTGACCGACGTCCGGAAGGTGTACGGCACCGGGCCCGGCGCGGTCGAAGCGCTGGCCGGTGTCACCTACGGCTTCGAGACCGGCACTTTCACTGCGGTGATGGGGCCGTCGGGGTCTGGCAAGAGCACGCTGCTGCACTGCGCGGCCGGGCTTGATGTGCCGACGTCCGGTGAGGTCGAGCTGGCCGGGCGGTCGCTGCACGGTCTGGACGAGACCGCGCTGACGGAACTGCGGCGGGACTCCGTTGCCTTCGTCTTCCAGTCTTTCAATCTGATGCCTGCGCTGACGGTGCGGCAGAACGTCGTACTGCCGTTGACGCTCGCCGGGAAGTCGCCGGATAACGCATGGGTGACCGAGGTCATCCGGCGGGTCGGGCTCGAGGCGCGGATGAAGCACAGGCCGAGTGAGTTGTCCGGTGGTCAGCAGCAGCGGGTCGCGATCGCGCGGGCGTTGGCCGGACGTACGGCGATCACGTTCGCGGACGAGCCGACCGGGGCGCTCGACACGACCACCGCGCTCGAGGTGCTGACACTGCTTCGCGATCAGTCCCGCGAACTCGGTCAGACGATCGTGATGGTCACCCATGATCCGGTCGCCGCGTCGTACGCCGACCGCGTGGTCTTCCTCGTCGACGGCCGGATCGTGTCCGAAACCGCCCACCCCACCGCCGAGACCGTCGCCGCGGAACTCGCCCAGCTGAGCGCCGGCCGCTTCTCACCCACGGAGATCTGA
- a CDS encoding FtsX-like permease family protein, which translates to MFRLAVTTLRYRTAAFLAIFVAVLLGGALLAAAGGLLETGLRLNAPPQRLSAAPVVVSGDPAYHPPNGSGSAAFPERHRVDAGLVAKLASAPGVSKAIADRSFPAAVTDATGNSSEAGTPSASSTAGASNSPGAVAPGEGGVRALAGHAWSSAGLTPYDLTAGRAPLGGQVVLDERLVGSAKPGDRVTVVVGGEPRTVVLAGVARAQHRVDVPAVFFADADVPAGVDAIGVFPEDGTSVRDLTKRLQLPQGVKAYTGDDRGVAEYQGIATSLPLIIMSGVFGGMVAVVMALVVSATIGLSVRQRRRELALLRASGATPRQVGKMVIAETMLVGLIGLAIGLLCGRFVGNWIFGMLADGGIVPPQLRYDQGPLPFAGAAILTFPVLRLTVGFAAGRAARIRPIQALAEAAVPNVALSRIRVIIGLVFAGATVAIALSTPFMGPANAAAIGGPAGLTGSIAVAILAPLVIQRALVPRITRLVEKRGTSGVLAVINLRVRAVQFGAILIPITIATAIAVGNIYSQTTQQKAAVEAFTSNLAGDVVITGGIPASLTKAASELPGVAASSELVRSKGWIEEPYDTSHTSDAWPLLGLSGPIYKDKVTKGSLDDLTGNTVALPPGTAKKLKVDVGSEIGLRLGDDALVKVKVVALAEGPSGYQSLLLPAQLLAAHTTTGLPSQLVLKTTDKLHLDLSKWPGTTMGGRELLADGLDTGLGVDAWIGYLLAAIAVAYTAIASVNTIAVAVLDRRREFGLQRLTGSTRREVSRMLGLEGLLIAALGLVSGLITAAFTVLPIALATRGGPIPSGPAWVLAAWIAVVLLLVLPTTAITGRIAMRAKPMDALSSPVG; encoded by the coding sequence ATGTTCCGGCTCGCCGTCACCACCCTGCGCTACCGCACCGCCGCCTTCCTCGCGATCTTCGTCGCAGTCCTCCTCGGCGGGGCACTCCTGGCCGCGGCCGGCGGTCTCCTCGAAACCGGCCTCCGCCTCAACGCCCCACCCCAACGCCTGTCCGCCGCCCCCGTCGTCGTCTCAGGCGACCCCGCCTACCATCCCCCCAACGGCAGCGGCTCCGCCGCCTTCCCAGAACGCCACCGCGTAGACGCGGGGCTGGTCGCCAAGCTCGCCAGCGCCCCAGGCGTGTCAAAAGCGATCGCCGACAGGTCATTCCCCGCAGCAGTCACCGACGCCACCGGCAACTCCTCCGAGGCGGGCACGCCGAGCGCGAGCAGCACCGCCGGTGCGAGCAACTCCCCCGGAGCAGTTGCGCCCGGCGAAGGCGGTGTCCGAGCGCTTGCGGGCCACGCGTGGAGCTCTGCGGGACTGACGCCGTACGACTTGACTGCTGGGAGAGCGCCGCTGGGTGGGCAGGTTGTGTTGGATGAGCGGCTGGTTGGTTCTGCCAAGCCTGGGGATCGGGTGACGGTGGTTGTGGGTGGGGAGCCTCGGACGGTCGTGCTGGCTGGGGTTGCGAGGGCTCAGCACCGGGTTGATGTGCCGGCGGTGTTCTTTGCGGATGCAGATGTGCCGGCCGGCGTGGACGCGATCGGTGTGTTCCCGGAGGACGGTACGTCGGTTCGGGACCTGACGAAGCGGCTGCAACTGCCGCAAGGCGTGAAGGCCTACACCGGCGACGACCGCGGTGTAGCGGAGTACCAAGGGATTGCTACGAGTCTGCCGTTGATCATCATGTCCGGCGTCTTCGGTGGGATGGTGGCTGTGGTGATGGCGCTCGTGGTGTCGGCGACGATCGGGCTGTCGGTGCGCCAGCGTCGTCGTGAGCTGGCGTTGCTGCGGGCAAGTGGTGCGACACCGCGGCAGGTCGGCAAGATGGTGATCGCCGAGACCATGCTGGTCGGCCTCATCGGGCTGGCAATCGGCCTCCTGTGCGGCCGGTTCGTGGGCAACTGGATCTTCGGCATGCTCGCCGACGGCGGGATCGTTCCTCCCCAACTCCGGTACGACCAAGGCCCGCTCCCCTTCGCCGGCGCAGCCATCCTGACGTTCCCAGTACTGCGACTCACCGTCGGATTCGCCGCCGGCCGCGCCGCCCGGATCCGCCCGATCCAGGCCCTCGCGGAGGCTGCCGTACCGAACGTGGCCCTCAGCCGCATCCGCGTGATCATCGGCCTGGTCTTCGCCGGCGCCACGGTGGCGATCGCCCTGTCCACCCCGTTCATGGGTCCGGCCAACGCCGCCGCGATCGGCGGCCCCGCCGGTCTGACCGGTTCGATCGCGGTCGCGATCCTCGCCCCGCTCGTCATCCAGCGTGCGCTCGTCCCCCGCATCACCCGACTCGTGGAGAAGCGCGGCACGAGCGGAGTTCTCGCGGTGATCAACCTCCGCGTCCGCGCGGTGCAGTTCGGCGCGATCCTGATCCCGATCACGATCGCCACAGCGATTGCCGTCGGCAACATCTACTCGCAGACCACGCAGCAGAAGGCGGCCGTGGAAGCCTTCACCAGCAACCTTGCCGGCGACGTCGTCATCACCGGCGGCATCCCCGCATCCCTCACCAAGGCCGCGAGCGAACTCCCCGGCGTCGCAGCGTCGTCCGAACTCGTCCGCAGCAAGGGCTGGATCGAGGAGCCGTACGACACCTCCCACACCAGCGACGCCTGGCCCCTCCTCGGCCTCAGCGGCCCGATCTACAAGGACAAGGTGACCAAGGGTTCGCTCGACGACCTGACCGGCAACACAGTCGCGCTGCCACCGGGTACGGCGAAGAAGCTCAAGGTCGACGTCGGATCCGAGATCGGACTGCGCCTGGGCGACGACGCTCTCGTCAAGGTGAAGGTAGTAGCACTGGCAGAAGGCCCGTCCGGCTACCAATCTCTGCTGCTCCCCGCACAACTCCTCGCCGCCCACACCACGACCGGCCTGCCGAGTCAGCTGGTGCTGAAGACCACCGACAAGCTCCACCTGGACCTGTCGAAATGGCCCGGTACGACGATGGGCGGCCGCGAACTGCTCGCCGACGGGCTGGACACCGGTCTCGGCGTGGACGCCTGGATCGGATACCTACTGGCCGCGATCGCAGTCGCCTACACCGCGATCGCCTCGGTCAACACGATCGCGGTCGCCGTACTCGACCGGCGCCGGGAATTCGGACTGCAGCGCCTAACCGGATCCACCCGCCGCGAGGTGTCACGAATGCTCGGCCTCGAAGGTCTGTTGATCGCGGCGCTCGGGCTGGTGAGCGGGCTGATCACCGCGGCGTTCACCGTACTGCCGATCGCGCTGGCGACCCGCGGCGGGCCGATCCCGTCCGGCCCGGCGTGGGTGCTGGCCGCGTGGATCGCGGTCGTCCTCCTGCTGGTCCTCCCGACCACCGCGATCACCGGTCGTATCGCGATGCGCGCCAAGCCGATGGACGCGCTCAGCTCACCCGTCGGCTGA
- a CDS encoding SseB family protein yields MQPERRLAFTGFDNDDGTADPALAAALAQGDEGAVLAALAGPTGARLLVPVVAMLGEVEYDENGLAHDKTSDMAVALLQGQDGRNALLAFTGTESLARWSPEARPMPAQAQLVATAAIQEGAAAIVVDIAGPATGVIETDDVRRLAAGLQVVRLEDGGYGWIESADG; encoded by the coding sequence ATGCAACCAGAGCGCCGCTTGGCCTTCACCGGGTTCGACAACGACGACGGTACGGCGGACCCCGCGCTCGCGGCCGCGCTCGCTCAGGGTGACGAGGGCGCGGTGCTGGCGGCGCTGGCAGGACCGACCGGGGCGCGGCTGCTGGTGCCGGTGGTGGCGATGCTCGGCGAGGTCGAGTACGACGAGAACGGGCTGGCGCACGACAAGACCTCGGACATGGCCGTCGCGCTGCTCCAGGGCCAGGACGGGCGGAACGCGCTGCTCGCGTTCACCGGCACCGAGAGCCTGGCCCGGTGGAGCCCGGAAGCGCGCCCGATGCCGGCCCAGGCGCAGCTGGTGGCGACCGCGGCGATCCAGGAGGGCGCGGCCGCGATCGTAGTCGACATCGCCGGCCCGGCCACGGGCGTGATCGAGACCGACGACGTGCGCCGGTTGGCCGCCGGCCTCCAGGTGGTTCGCCTGGAAGACGGCGGCTACGGGTGGATCGAATCAGCCGACGGGTGA
- a CDS encoding uridine kinase, producing MESTEKAADHGSPLTIDLLLDNVLAGPAGLGSTRLIGIDGPAGSGKTTVAAHLQARAEARDLNTYVIHMDDLYDGWTGAERGFGLLRDHVLQRLADGREGRYRRYDWYVGAYAELHVVPNTVDLLIVEGVTACDRDAAHWQSLRLWVETSNEVRLERGIERDGEALRDHWLEWMRWERDHFAEQATRSRAHVIVDGDPAVPFDPAVELVTKSVALPPHDSAAS from the coding sequence ATGGAATCAACTGAGAAAGCCGCTGACCACGGCTCGCCCCTGACCATCGACCTGCTGCTGGACAACGTTCTGGCCGGACCGGCAGGCCTCGGCAGCACCCGGCTGATCGGTATCGACGGCCCCGCCGGCTCCGGCAAGACGACTGTCGCCGCCCATCTGCAGGCCCGGGCCGAAGCTCGCGACCTGAACACGTATGTCATCCACATGGATGACCTGTACGACGGCTGGACCGGAGCCGAGCGTGGATTCGGTCTGCTCCGCGACCACGTGCTGCAACGCCTCGCCGACGGCCGCGAGGGCCGCTACCGCCGCTACGACTGGTACGTCGGCGCGTACGCCGAGCTGCACGTCGTACCGAACACCGTGGACCTGCTGATCGTCGAAGGCGTGACCGCCTGCGACCGGGACGCGGCGCACTGGCAGTCGCTGCGGCTGTGGGTCGAGACGTCGAACGAGGTCCGCCTCGAGCGCGGCATCGAACGCGACGGCGAGGCTCTCCGCGACCACTGGCTCGAATGGATGCGCTGGGAGCGCGACCATTTCGCCGAACAGGCCACCCGCTCGCGCGCCCACGTCATCGTCGACGGCGACCCGGCTGTGCCGTTCGACCCCGCGGTGGAACTCGTCACGAAGTCGGTGGCGCTGCCTCCGCACGACTCGGCGGCTTCGTAG
- a CDS encoding trans-aconitate 2-methyltransferase: MTDRLSRLARSWDEAAEGYEQYFVPRFAPWVQAAVDALHTIPFGTVLVPCCGTFPELELLVPRFPERRIVGIDLSAEMVRLAGLRAAGHPLVELVQGDAATLDPAWSAAAVVSVFGLQQLPDPAAAIRSWYDVLRPGGRLCVVYWPEFAEETGPFALLDEVIEGRRDRSWEDALIPALDGAVVERDELVSYRMVHLDAAAYFDAADRSGPLRATALARGDEYIAELRASYLAKAPAGEWVHHPRARLISATKPPSRAEAAPPTS, translated from the coding sequence GTGACGGACCGCCTCTCGAGGCTGGCCCGCAGCTGGGACGAGGCAGCCGAGGGCTACGAGCAGTACTTCGTCCCACGCTTCGCGCCGTGGGTGCAGGCTGCCGTCGACGCTCTGCATACCATACCGTTTGGTACGGTCCTCGTCCCCTGCTGCGGGACGTTCCCCGAGCTCGAGCTGCTTGTTCCGCGGTTCCCGGAGCGGCGGATCGTCGGGATCGACCTTTCTGCCGAGATGGTCCGCCTGGCCGGCCTCCGCGCTGCCGGACATCCGCTGGTCGAGCTGGTTCAGGGCGACGCCGCCACCCTCGATCCGGCCTGGTCCGCGGCCGCGGTCGTCTCCGTCTTCGGACTCCAGCAGCTGCCCGATCCCGCGGCCGCGATCCGCTCCTGGTACGACGTGCTTCGCCCTGGCGGCCGGCTGTGTGTCGTTTACTGGCCCGAGTTCGCCGAGGAGACGGGACCTTTCGCGCTCCTCGACGAGGTGATCGAAGGGCGGCGCGATCGCTCCTGGGAGGACGCGCTGATCCCGGCGCTCGACGGCGCCGTCGTGGAGCGGGACGAGCTGGTGTCGTACCGGATGGTGCATCTCGACGCGGCGGCGTACTTCGATGCGGCCGACCGCTCGGGGCCGTTGCGGGCCACGGCCTTGGCGCGTGGCGACGAGTACATCGCGGAGCTGCGGGCGAGCTACCTGGCGAAGGCTCCCGCGGGCGAGTGGGTCCACCATCCGCGGGCGCGGTTGATCTCCGCTACGAAGCCGCCGAGTCGTGCGGAGGCAGCGCCACCGACTTCGTGA
- a CDS encoding oxidoreductase codes for METVYEAAGGSEGMLRLAQAWHERVMADPVVSHAFHGEVEPDHIERLAAYWAEALGGPEGYTGVYGDEAYVERRHSGNGEHDEMNRLAIERFDEAMTDVGLADPRLRQVLHDYFAWATFTTMYHHNTEDIADDLTIPRWSWDGLQT; via the coding sequence ATGGAGACCGTTTACGAAGCGGCGGGTGGGTCCGAGGGCATGCTGCGGCTGGCGCAGGCCTGGCACGAGCGCGTGATGGCCGATCCGGTCGTCAGCCACGCGTTCCACGGCGAGGTCGAGCCTGATCACATCGAGCGGCTCGCGGCGTACTGGGCCGAGGCGCTCGGCGGGCCGGAGGGCTACACCGGCGTGTACGGCGACGAGGCGTACGTCGAGCGGCGGCACAGCGGCAACGGCGAACACGACGAGATGAACCGGCTCGCGATCGAACGCTTCGACGAGGCGATGACCGACGTCGGGCTGGCCGATCCGAGGCTCCGGCAGGTCCTGCACGACTACTTCGCCTGGGCGACGTTCACCACGATGTACCACCACAACACCGAAGACATCGCCGACGACCTGACCATCCCACGCTGGTCCTGGGACGGCCTCCAGACGTGA
- a CDS encoding RNA polymerase sigma factor, with amino-acid sequence MDQVEAVFREERGRLLAALARRFGDLDLAEEVTSEAIEAALVRWPVDGVPPNPGGWLMTTARRKAVDRLRRDQVYAAKLAVLQVDMDRAAPQATGDELPDDRLQLFFTCTHPALAAEDRGALTLRCLAGLTTPEVARAFLVPTATMAKRIVRAKQKIRDARIPFRVPGPDELPERLPGVLQVVYSVFTEGYAASSGPYLQRLDLAEEAIRLARILHRLLPAEREVTGLLALMLLVHARRDARTGADGSLVLLEDQDRGRWDHELIAEGRDLVVTALTGGAGPYAVQAAIAALHDEAADFADTDWAQIVALYDVLLELDPSPVVALNRAAAIAMRDGAEAGLALLEELADEPRLRDYHPFALARADLLHRLGRLPEATAAYERALRLAGSEPERAHARDRIASMEQT; translated from the coding sequence ATGGACCAGGTCGAGGCAGTCTTCCGGGAGGAGCGTGGCCGGCTGCTGGCCGCGCTCGCCCGGCGGTTCGGGGACCTCGACCTGGCCGAGGAGGTCACCTCGGAGGCGATCGAGGCGGCGCTGGTGCGCTGGCCGGTCGACGGCGTACCGCCGAACCCGGGCGGCTGGCTGATGACGACAGCCCGGCGGAAGGCGGTCGACCGGCTCCGGCGCGATCAGGTGTACGCCGCGAAGCTCGCCGTACTGCAGGTCGACATGGACCGGGCAGCGCCGCAGGCGACCGGTGACGAACTGCCGGACGACCGGTTGCAGCTGTTCTTCACCTGCACGCACCCCGCGCTCGCGGCCGAGGACCGGGGTGCGCTGACGCTGCGATGCCTGGCCGGGCTGACGACGCCTGAGGTCGCGCGGGCGTTCCTGGTCCCGACCGCGACGATGGCGAAACGGATCGTCCGGGCGAAGCAGAAGATCCGCGACGCCCGGATCCCGTTCCGCGTTCCCGGTCCGGACGAGCTGCCGGAGCGGCTGCCCGGCGTACTGCAGGTCGTCTACTCGGTCTTCACCGAGGGGTACGCCGCCAGCTCGGGACCGTACCTGCAGCGCCTCGACCTCGCCGAGGAGGCGATTCGGCTGGCTCGGATCCTGCATCGGCTGCTTCCCGCCGAGCGCGAGGTGACCGGCCTGCTCGCTCTGATGCTGCTCGTCCACGCCCGGCGCGACGCGCGCACCGGGGCAGACGGATCCTTGGTCCTGCTCGAGGATCAGGATCGCGGTCGCTGGGACCACGAGCTGATCGCCGAAGGCCGCGACCTGGTTGTCACCGCGCTCACCGGCGGAGCCGGACCGTACGCCGTCCAGGCCGCGATCGCCGCGCTCCACGACGAGGCGGCCGACTTCGCGGACACCGATTGGGCGCAGATCGTCGCGCTGTACGACGTACTGCTGGAACTCGATCCGTCGCCCGTGGTCGCGCTCAACCGGGCGGCCGCGATCGCGATGCGCGACGGTGCCGAGGCCGGACTCGCCCTGCTCGAAGAGCTGGCCGACGAACCACGGCTGCGCGATTACCACCCGTTCGCTCTCGCCCGCGCCGATCTGCTGCACCGCCTCGGACGCTTGCCCGAGGCAACCGCGGCGTACGAACGCGCCCTCCGGCTGGCCGGGTCCGAACCCGAGCGGGCGCACGCACGTGACCGGATCGCGTCGATGGAGCAGACTTGA
- a CDS encoding YciI family protein has product MLLINAGELDTENVPVGCEPEDWMRFDKEITDSGVVVASESLADLVTATRVQMANDGKRTVTDGPFAETREVLGGFYVIDVPDLDVALDWAAKCPGSRAGGSVVVRPVAEF; this is encoded by the coding sequence ATGCTGCTGATCAACGCCGGGGAGCTCGACACGGAGAACGTGCCGGTCGGCTGCGAGCCGGAGGACTGGATGCGGTTCGACAAGGAGATCACCGACTCCGGGGTCGTGGTCGCGTCCGAGTCGCTGGCCGATCTGGTCACCGCGACCCGCGTCCAGATGGCCAACGACGGCAAGCGGACGGTGACGGACGGTCCGTTCGCGGAGACGCGTGAGGTACTGGGCGGTTTCTACGTGATCGACGTACCGGATCTGGACGTTGCGCTCGACTGGGCCGCGAAGTGCCCGGGGTCGCGCGCCGGCGGGTCGGTCGTGGTTCGGCCGGTCGCGGAGTTCTGA